In the Pseudonocardia sediminis genome, AGCTCGGTCCGCCCGACCCGTCGCAGCACCTCGGCCAGGCCCACGTGCTGGTGGGTGAGCAGGTCGGCCTGCGCGGCCTGCACGCGGTCGAGCAGGGTGTCCAGGCGTTCGTCCCAGGACCAGCGCACGCGCACCGGCAGCGTGTTGATGAACAGGCCGACCATCCGCTCCACGCCGGGCAGCTCGGCGGGGCGGCCGGAGACGGTGGCGCCGAACGTGACGTCGGTGCGCCCGAGCGCGGTCCCCAGCACGATCGCCCAGCAGGCGCGCATCGCCGTGTTGGTCGTCCACCCGTGCCGGCGGGTCGTCGCCGCGAGCCGGGCGGTCAGGTCGGCGGAGAGCTCGACGGTCTCGGTCAGCGGGGCCGGGACGGACCCCGGGACCCGGCGGCCCAGCTCCGCGGCCAGGGTCGGCCCGGGCACCCCCTCCAGCGCCCGGGCGTGCGCGTCCAGCGCCGCGTCGGTGTCCTGGGCAGCCAGCCACGCGAGGTGCTCGCGGAAGCCGACCACCGGCCCGAGTGCGGTGGGCCCGGCGTCGTAGAGGGTGAACAGCTCGTCGAGCAGCACCGGGAACGACCATCCGTCGAGCAGGATGTGGTGCACGGTCAGCACGACGCGGGCCCGCCCGCCCGGCAGCCGGACGAGCATCATCCGCAGCAGCGGTGCGCGGTGCATCGCGAACCGGGTGGCGCGCTGGGCCTCCACCAGCTCGGCGCACCGGCGCTCGGCGTCCCCTCCGTCGGGGTCGGCACCGTCGGGGTCGGCACCGTCGGGGTCGGCACCGTCGGCGTCGAGCGCGACCTCCCGCCACGGCAGGCGCACGCCGCGCCGGACCACGGCGAGCGGGCGGTCCAGGCCCTGGTGCCGGAACCCCACGCGCAGCGTGGCGTGCCGGTCGAGCAGCTGTTGCCCGGCGCGCCGCAGACGGCCGGCGTCCACCGGGCCGTGCAGGTCGGCGGTCAGCTGCACGGTGTAGACGTCGGTGCCCTCGTCGGCGTAGAGGGCGTGGAACAGCAGACCCTCCTGCAACGGGGTCAGCGGCAGCACGTCCTCGACAGTGGACTCGCTCACGAGCCGTACCTCCCGGCCGGCGTCCCGGTCCTCGCCCGTCCGGCGGCCCGCAGGGGGTCGCCGCGGCCGGACCGGTCGCCGACGAACTCGTCGTCGATCTGGTCGTCGGTCTCGTCGGTCTGGTCGAACCCGTCCTCGAACCCGCCGTCGTCGTCCTCGATCAGGTCGATCGTGGCCTGGTCGATCGAGACCAGGGACAGGTCCGACGGGGTCAGGCCGCCCGCCCCGCCGGCGGCGGCGTGAGCGGTGAGACCGCGCAGCGCCGCGAGCCAGTCCCGCAGCAGGGACTCGACGTCGTCCCGGCCGAGCAGGGCCGGGGCGTACGTCGCGTGCACCCGGAACCGGGGCCCGTGCTCGGTCACCTCGGTCACCGCGTTGATCTCCAGGACGTGCGCCAGCGGCAGCGCCGCGTCGGCCACGGCCACCTCGGGCTCGGGCAGCGGGGACCAGGCCGCGCCGCCGTCGTCGGCGACCCCGGCCCGTCCCAGGTAGTTCAGGGCGATCGGCGGTGACGGCAGCGAGCCCAGCTCGGCCCCGGCGTCCGGATCGAGCCACCGCAGCAGCCCGAAGCCCAGGCCTCCGTCGGGAACGGCGCGCAGACCCTCCTTGACGTCCTTGAGCGCCGGTCCGCAGGCGGCACCGCCGGCGAGCAGCTCCGGCCAGTCCACGGCGGGCGGGTCCAGGCGGACCGGGTACAGCGTGGTGAACCAGCCGACGGTGCGCGAGAGGTCCGCCCCGGACGGCGCGGTGTCGCGTCCGTGCGACTCGACCTCCACCCTGACCGGCCGGTCGGTGCCGTGGCGATGTCGCACGGCCAGGGCCAGGCCGGTGAGCAGCACCTCGTCGACGCGTGCCCGGAAGGCCGACGGCAACGTGGTGAGCAGCAGCTCGGTCTCGCCGGGGGCCAGCGTGGCGGTGGCCGTCTCCGCCGTGGCCAGGGTGTCGCGTGCCGGGTCGAGCACGAGCGCGTCCAAGGGGTCGCCGTCGGCGGCGTCCAGGACCTGGCGCCAGTACCCCCGCTGGGCCTGCCAGTACGGGTCGCCGGCGGCGTCGGCCAGCGACCGGGCCCATCCGCGGTAGGACGTCGCCGGTGGCGTGAAGGTGGTGTCCTGGCCGGCGGCCCGGCCCCGCCAGGCGGCGGCGAGGTCGGGCAGCAGGATCCGCCAGGACACCTCGTCGACGACGAGGTGGTGGGCGAGCAGGAGGAGCCGCCCCGGCTCGTGCGGGCCGGCGTCGAGGTGCACGACCTCGAGGACGCGGCCCCGCGCCGGGGCCAGGCGGGAGCGGGCCGCGCGGGCCTCGTCGCGTTCCCTGCCTGCGCGGTCGGCGCCGGGCTCCCCCGCGACGTCGACCCGCCGGAGCAGGTCGGCGGCCCGCACCGATCCGACGGGCCCGACCGAGACCACCCCGGTCCCGGGGTCGCGACGCAGCCGCAGCGCGTCGTGGTGGTCCACGACGTCCTGCAGGGCGGCGGTCAGGTCGGCCGGATCGATCCCGGGCGGGAGGCCGACCAGGCGGCTCTGGTGGAACCCGTCGGTGGCGGGTGCGGTTCCCAGCCAGCGCATCATCGGGGTGGCCGGCACGTCGCCGACGGCGTCGTCGGCGACCCTCACCTGCGTGTCGGGCTCCTGCGCGACGGCCGCGAGTGCCCGCGCGGTGCGGTGCTCGAACACGTCGCGCGGGGTCAGGACGAGGTCGTCGGAACGGATCCGCGCGACCAGCTGGATGGCCCCGATGCTGTCCCCGCCGAGGTCGAAGAAGCCGTCGTCGAGACCGACGGCGTCCAGGCCGAGAATCTCGGCGACGGCCGCGGCGACGAGACGCTCGCGCGGCGAGCCCGCCGTCGCGCCGTCGGTGCCGGCCGTGACCCGCGGTGTGGCCAGCGCGGCCCGGTCGAGCTTGCCGTTCGGGGTCAGCGGGAACGACCCGCGCACCTCGATCACCGCGGGCACCATGTGCCCCGGCAGCACGCCGGTCAGCTCGGCGCGCAGGCCCGGCCCGTCCACCGGGGGTCCGTCGGGTGCGGCGACGGCCCAGGCCACCAGCGCGGTCTCACCGGAGGGGAGCTCACGGGCGGCCACGTGCGAGGCCAGGACGCCCGGACGGGCGGTCAGGGCGGCCTCCACCTCACCGGGCTCGATCCGGAACCCGCGGACCTTGACCTGGTGGTCGGCACGGCCGACGAACTCCAGGCCACCGTCGCGGCGCCGCCGCACGACGTCCCCGGTGCGGTACATCCGCGTCCCGGACCCGAACGGGTCGGCGACGAACCGGCCGGCGGTCAGGCCGGGCCGGTGCAGGTAGCCCCGCGCGACGCCGCCCCCGCTGACGTAGAGCTCGCCGGGCACCTCGGGCGGCAGTGGCGCGAGGTGCTCGTCGAGCACCAGTGCGCGCAGGTCGGCGATCGGCCCGCCGATCACGCTCGCCGTACCGGGCCGGGCGTCGGCGGCGGTCAGCGGCAGCCGGGTGACGTGCACGGTGGTCTCGGTGATCCCGTACATGTTGGTCAGCCGCGGGGCGTCGTCGGCGTGCCGCCGGAACCAGGTGGCCAGCCGGCCCGGGTCCAGCGCCTCACCGCCGAAGACGATCTCGCGCAGTACGAGCCGGTCGCCGAGGCCGGGGTCGGCCGCGTCGGCCGCCATGAGCTGGTCGAACGCCGACGGGGTCTGGTTCAGGACCGTGACGCGCTCGTCGACGAGCAGGCGCAGCATCGCCTCCGGGGACCGGCTGGTGTCGTAGGGCACCACGACCAGCCGGCCGCCGTGCAGCAGCGGCCCCCAGATCTCCCACACCGAGAAGTCGAAGGCGTAGGAGTGGAACAGCGTCCACACGTCGGACGGCCCGACGGCGAACTCGGCCGCGGTGTGGGTGAACAGCCGCACCACGCAGTCGTGGGTGACGACCACGCCCTTGGGCCGCCCGGTGGAGCCCGACGTGTAGATCACGTACGCGGCGTCGGCGCCGGTCGGCCGGACCCGTTCCCGCCGCTCGACGGGCGCGGGGACCGGGCGGTGCGCGGTGTCGAGGGTGATCACGGCGGTACCCGGCGGCAGCTGCGTCCCGGACACGGACGGGGCGGTGACCACCAGGTCCGGGGCCGCGTCGGCGACCAGGTCCGCGATCCGCCCGGCGGGCTGGTCGGGGTCCAGCGGGAGGTAGGCGCCGCCCGCCTTGAGCACGCCGAGGATCCCGACGACGAGGTCGGCGCAGCGCGGCAGGAGCAGGGCCACCCGGCGGTCGGGCGCGACCCCGTGCCCGTCGACGAGCGTCGCGGCCAGCTCGTCGGCGTACGCGTCGAGCTCGCGGTAGGTCAGCGTGCGCGGCCCGTCGGTGACCGCGACCGCGTCCGGGTACGCCCGCACGGTGGCCTCGAAGCCGTCGACCAGGGTGGTCCCGGAGGAGCCGGGACCGGGCACGGCGGCCGTGGGTGCGGCGCCGAGCGCGACCCGCCGCTCGGACGCCGAGAGCAGGTCGACCTCGGAGAGGCGGAGGCCCCCGTCGGTCACCATGGCGTCGAGCAGCCGGTCCAGGCGCGCGCACGTCTCGGCGACCGTCTCGGCGTCGAACAGGTCGCGGGCCAGGGTGACGACCCCGTCCACGCCGGACGGGACGCCGTCGGCGTCGTGGTGCTCGCGCAGGTCCAGGTTCAGGTCGAACTTGGCCGCGCCGACCCCGAGGTCGACCTCGCTCGCGGTGACGCCGGGGAGGTCCAGGTCCGGCTCGTCGACGTTCTGGACCACCAGCATGATCTGGAACAGCGGGTGGCGGGCCATCGACCGGGCCGGGGCGAGCTCGTCGACCAGCCGCTCGAAGGGCAGCGCCTGGTGGCCCAGGGCCTCCAGGCTCACCCGGTGCGCACGGTCGAGCAGCTCGGCCAGCGTCGGGTCGCCCGCGGTGTCGGTGCGCAGCACGAGGGTGTTGACGAAGAAGCCCACCAGGTCGTCGAGCGCCTCGTCGGTGCGGCCCGCCACCACCGTGCCGTGCGCGATGTCGGTACCCGCGCCGAGGCGGGTCAGCAGCCCCGACAGCGCCGCGGAGACGACGGTGAACAGGGTCGTGCCATGACGGCGGGCGAGCGCGCGCAGCGCGGCGTGCCGCTCCGGCCCGATCCGCCAGTCGACGCGGTCCGAGCCGTGCCCGGGCACGGCGGGGCGGGGCCGGGCCGCCGGCAGCGTCACCGTGTCCGGCAGCCCTGCCAGCTGCGAGCGCCAGTGGGCCAGCTCCCGCGCGGCGACCGAGTCCGGGTCGGACGTCTCGCCCAGGGTCTCGGCCTGCCAGGCCGCGTAGTCGACGTAGCGCACCGGCAGCTCCGGCCACGCCGGCCGGGGGTCGAGCGGTGCCTCGACACGGGCGCGGTAGGCCGCCCCGAGGTCGCGCAGCAGCGGGGCCAGCGACCACCCGTCGGCGGCGATGTGGTGCACGGCGAGCACCAGCACGTGCTCGTCGTCGGCGAGCCGGAACAGCCGGGGCACCACCGGGAGATCGGCCGCGAGGTCGAACGGCACCGCGGCGGCCCCGGCCAGCCGGTCGGCGAGCTCCGCACGCCCGACGGGCTCGGGGCGCACGCGGGCGGCGATCCGCTCGGCGGCCGCACCGGCGGGCAGGATCCGCTGGTGGGGACGCGGATGCCCGGCCGCGTAGAGGGTGCGCAGCGGCTCGTGGCGGGCGACGACGTCGCCGACGGCCCCGGCCAGCGCCGCGGTGTCGAGCGCGCCGCGCAGCCGCACGCCGATCGGGACGGTGTAGGCCCCGTCCGGCACACCGAGCCGGTCGAGCATCCAGAGCCGGGCCTGCCCGGCCGAGAGCGGGATCGGGTGCTCGTGGTGGCGCGGGCGGACCGGCGCGTCGCCGGTCCCCGCACCGGCGAGGGCCGTCGCGATCCCGGCCGGGGTCGGCGTGGAGAAGACGCTGCGCAGCGGGAGCTCGACCCCGAGGACGCCGCGCAGCCGGGCGATCAGGCGCGTGGCCAGCAGGGAGTGCCCGCCGAGGGCGAAGAAGTCGTCGTCCGCCCCGACCGTGTCGCGGCCCAGCAGCTCGGCCACGACCCGGCAGACCAGTGCCTCGTGGGCGGTCGCGGCCGGGCGCCCCGGCGCGCCGGGGCCGGACGCGGGCCCGGTGTCCGGTGCGGGCAGCGCCGTGCGGTCGAGCTTGCCGTTGGCGTTGCGCGGCAGGTCCTCGAGCACGGTGACGACGTCGGGGACGAGGAAGCGGGGCAGCGACGACCCGAGCGCGGCGCGGACCGCCGTGGGGTCGGGCGCACTGCCGGCCGGCACCACGTAGCCGACCAGGCGGGGGTCACCGCCGGTGCCCGGCCGGACCGCGGCAGCCGCGGCGGCGATGCCGGGGAGCCCGGCCAGCGCGGCCTCCACCTCGCCGAGCTCGATCCGCACCCCGCGGATCTTCACCTGGTCGTCGCGGCGCCCGAGGTACACCAGCTCTCCGTCGGGGGTGCGCCGCACCAGGTCCCCGGTGCGGTACATCCGGGTGCCCGCGGGTCCGAAGGGGTCGGCGACGAACCGGTCGGCGGTGAGCCCGGGGCGACCGGTGTAGCCGCGGGCCAGGCACGGACCGGCGATGTGGAGCTCTCCCGCGACGCCGGGTGGGACCGGGTGCAGGCGGTCGTCGAGGACGTAGGCGCGGGTGCCGGCCAGCGGCCTCCCCGCGGGCACCACGGCGGGCGTACCGGAGCGACCCGACCGCCGTCCCAGGCAGTAGACGGTGGCCTCGGTGGGCCCGTAGAGGTTGACCACGTCGCTGCCCGGCGCGACGGTCCGCAGGCGTTCCACGAGCGACGCCGGCTGCGCCTCGCCCGCGGTGACCACGGTGGACACGTGCAGCGCGACGTCGCCGTCGAGGACGTGGGCCAGGACCGAGGGCACGCCGCTGACCAGGCCGCCGCTCCACCCGCCGCGCTCGCCGAGCACGGTCAGGTCCTCGACCACCTCGACCGTCCCGCCGGCGGCGAGCGGCGCGAACAGCTCGAAGACCGACACGTCGAACCCGAGCGCGGTCGCGAACAGCACCCGGGACAGCTCCCCGGGGGCGAAGTACCCCTCGCTCCACGCGAGCAGGTCGTCGACCGCGGCGTAGGACACCGCGACGCCCTTCGGGGTCCCGGTGGAGCCGGAGGTGTGGATGACGTAGGCCAGCGCGTCGGGCCCGGGGACGGGCGCGAGGTCCGCGTCCGTGCCGACGTCGGGCTCCGGGCCGTCCGGCCCGTCGACGCCGAGCAGCTCGATCCCGGCCGAGGCGGCCGCGTCCCGCAGGGCCGGCGAGGGCTCGTCGGCCAGGACGCACGTCGCCGCGCCGTCGCGGAGCAGGAACGCGATCCGGTCCCGTGGCAGGTCCCGGCCGAGCGGCAGGTAGGCCGCGCCCGCCTCCCACACCCCCCACAGCGCGACGGCGGTGTCGGCGCCGGCGCGCGGGCAGACGGCCACGACCCGTTCCGGGCCGGCTCCGGACGCGCGCAGCCGTCGTCCGAGGCGCCGGGCGCGGGCGGCGAGCTCACCGTAGGTCGACGACGTCGCGCCGTGCACCAGCGCCACGGCGTCGGGCCGCTCGGCGGCGCGGGCGCGCAGACGGTCCTGCGGCAGCCCGGGGGCGCCGCGGCGGGCCGTGTCGTTCCCGTCGGTCAGCAGCCGTTCCCGCTCGCCGGGCACGAGCACCGGCAGGTCGCCGAGCCGGCGGCGCGGGTCGTCGGCGACCGCCTCGAGCACGGCGCGCAGGCGTTCGCCGAGCAGCTCCACCGACCGGGTCTCGAACAGGTCGGTGGCGAACTCGATCTCACCGGTCAGCGCGGGCGCCCCGTCGGCGTCGATCTCCTCGCGCAGGTCGAACCAGAGGTCGAACTTCGCGATCGGCACCGGCACCGGCTCGTGCGCGACGGTCAGACCGGACAGGGCGAGATCGGGGTCCGGGGTGTTCTGCAGCACGAGCAGGACCGCGAACAACGGGTGGTGCGACAGCGAGCGGGCGGGATTGAGCGACTCGACCAGCGTGTCGAACGGCAGGTCCTGGTGGTCGAAGGCCTCCAGGTCACGCTCGCGCACCCGGGCCAGCAGCTCGGTGAAGGCCGGGTCGCCGGAGGTGTCGGTGCGCAGCACGAGCGTGTTGGTCAGGAAGCCGACGACGTCGGCGACGTCCTCGTCCGCCCGGCCCGCGACGACGGTGCCCACCGGCACGTCGGTCCCGGCGCCGAGCCGGGTGAGCAGGGCCGCGACGGCGGCGTGCAGCACCATGAACAGGCTCGTCCGGTGCTCCGCGGCGAGGGCGGCCAGCCGCGCGCGCACCGGCGCGGGCAGCGACCACGGGACCCTCGCACCGCGGTGCGAGGCGACGGCCGGCCGCGGGTGGTCGACCGGGAGCTGGAGGACCTCGGGCAGCCCGGCCAGCGCGTCGCGCCAGTACCCCAGCTGCGCCGCCAGGGGCCCGTCCGGGTCGTCCGCGGAGCCGAGCGCGGCCTGCTGGGCCAGCGCGACGTCGGCGTACTGCACGGCGGCACCCGCCCAGGCCGGCGCGACCCCGTCGCGCCGGGCGCGGTAGGCCGTGGCCAGGTCGCGCAGGAACGGGACGAGCGACCAGCCGTCGGCGGCGACGTGGTGCAGCACGACCAGCAGCACGTGCTCGGCGGGTCCGACGCGCCAGCACCGGACCCGCATCGGCGGCCGGGCGGCGAGGTCGAACCCGGCTGCCGCGGCCGCCTCCAGGCGTGCCGGCAGGCCCGGGGCGTCGACGTCCTCGACCTCCGGGTCGGCCGCGGCGTGCACGGCGGCGTCGCCGGGATCGAGGACCACCTGCCGGGGCTCCTCGCCGTCGGAGGGGAAGACCGTGCGCAGGCTCTCGTGCCGGGCGGCGACGTCGCGCAGCGCCGCCCGGAGCGCGTCCGGATCGAGGGACCCGTGCAGTCGCAGGGCCAGCGGCACGTTGTAGGCACCGGCCGACGGGTGCAGCCGCTCCAGGAACCAGAGGCGGCGCTGGGACGCCGACAGCGGGAGGTGCTCCGGGCGCTGCGGTGTCACCGGGACGGGCGCCGACGGTGCGGCGGACGACGTCGAGGTGGGGGCCGGGTCGTCGAGGGCCGCGGCGAGCCCGGCCGGGGTCGGGTGCTCGAACAGCGTGCGCAGACCGACCGTCGCGCCGGTCCGGTGGCGCATCCGCGACAGCAGACGGCCGGCCAGCAGGGAGTGACCGCCGAGGGCGAAGAACCCGTCGTCGACGCCGACCTGCTCGACCGGCAGCCCGAGCACCTCGGCGAACAGCTCGACCAGGAGCGTCTCCCCCGCGGTGCGCGCCGCGCGGCCCGCCGCGCGCTCCGGCGGCGGCGGCAGGCGGTCGCGGTCGAGCTTGCCGTTGGCGGTGTAGGGGAACGCGTCGACGACGACGACGGCACCGGGGACCATCGCCTCCGGCAGGAGCGCCGCGGCCGCGGCACGCAGCTCGTCGGCGGTCACACCCGGGTGCGCCGGCACCACGTGGGCGACGAGCTGCAGGTCCGCGGGCCCCCGCTCGCGCACCGTGACCGCGATGCGCCGTACCTGCGGCAGGTCGGCGAGCACGGCCTCGACCTCGCCCGGCTCGATCCGCTGCCCCCTGATCTTGACCTGGTCGTCGCGCCGGTGCAGGAACACCAGCGAGCCGTCCGGCAGCGTCCGGACGACGTCGCCGGTGGCGTACATCCGGCGGCCGGGCCGGGCGGAGAACGGGTCGGCCGGGAACGTGGCGGCGGTGCGGGCCGGGTCGTCGAGGTAGCCCCGACCGACCCCGTCGCCGCCGACGTAGAGCTCGCCGGGCAGGCCCGGCGGCACCGGCCGCAGCGCGCCGTCGAGGACGTAGAGACCGGTGTTGCGCACGGCCCGGCCGATCGGGACCGCGCCCGCCGGGGGCACCTCGCCCGCGGCCAGCACGGCGTGGGTGACGTCGTCGGAGCACTCGGTCGGCCCGTAGGCGTTGATCATCGGGATGCCGGGCCGGTGGGCCGAGAAGCGCCGTACCAGCTCGGCGGGCAGGGCCTCACCGGTGACCATCAGCCAGCGCAGGGCCGTCAGGTCCGGCACCTCCGACGCGCCGGCGTCGTCCCAGGCCTCCAGCACGGTGCGCAGCACCGAGGGGACGAGCTCCAGCACCGTGACGCCCTCGGCGGCACAGACCGCGAGCAATCGCGCCGGGTCGGCGGCGAGCTCGCGCGACACGATCCGGGTGCGGCCCCCGACCAGCAGCGGGGCGAGCATCTGCCAGATCGAGACGTCGAAGGTCAGGGGCGCGTTCTGCACGACGGTGTCGGTCGCCCCGAGCCCGCAGTCCTCGATCTTGGCC is a window encoding:
- a CDS encoding non-ribosomal peptide synthetase, whose protein sequence is MHAGQKRYPLTAAQQGVWFAQKLNPEHGFTVSEYLEIHGPVDPATFARALERTVAEAETSQMRFVSDDDGVWQYPAPGPGLVEADLGDHADPLAAARSWMERDLALGFELEHSPMSSDALLRLADDHWIYYQRCHHLVGDGVSGGLFTARLAAVYSALVAGEEVPPTPFGSLADYLDADARYRASPAYDRDREYWTARLAGVTPVGLADGEAPASDTPVRHPAVLSPALLERLRRVAREHTSTWTMVLTAAVAVYLHLHSGSPTVPIGFPTAARKDPRMRATPGTTSNVLALVVDLDPTVTFGEAVRRTTAEGRRALKHQQYRQEDIVRDLGRVGEAAQLADVSVNIMSFDYSLNFGGHPVRAHNLANGAVDDIEVAVIDRGDGGPVQLEIFANDALHDADGVAAHMSRLLRLLDTLTADPSARLARVDLLSPSERAAGRAAPARPSGVDGVVERVRAVAAAAPGSIAVTDDDGPHRYDVVVARAAALSRELADRGVGPDDVVALTAHPGAGYVVAVLGVLGAGAAWVPLDPSDPPARAHDRLRASGAVAVVHTAPQVPPPDTRGLPLSAVPGQGTDPDRAPVRGAAHDLAYVLFTSGSTGVPKGAMVHRAGMVNHLEAKIEDCGLGATDTVVQNAPLTFDVSIWQMLAPLLVGGRTRIVSRELAADPARLLAVCAAEGVTVLELVPSVLRTVLEAWDDAGASEVPDLTALRWLMVTGEALPAELVRRFSAHRPGIPMINAYGPTECSDDVTHAVLAAGEVPPAGAVPIGRAVRNTGLYVLDGALRPVPPGLPGELYVGGDGVGRGYLDDPARTAATFPADPFSARPGRRMYATGDVVRTLPDGSLVFLHRRDDQVKIRGQRIEPGEVEAVLADLPQVRRIAVTVRERGPADLQLVAHVVPAHPGVTADELRAAAAALLPEAMVPGAVVVVDAFPYTANGKLDRDRLPPPPERAAGRAARTAGETLLVELFAEVLGLPVEQVGVDDGFFALGGHSLLAGRLLSRMRHRTGATVGLRTLFEHPTPAGLAAALDDPAPTSTSSAAPSAPVPVTPQRPEHLPLSASQRRLWFLERLHPSAGAYNVPLALRLHGSLDPDALRAALRDVAARHESLRTVFPSDGEEPRQVVLDPGDAAVHAAADPEVEDVDAPGLPARLEAAAAAGFDLAARPPMRVRCWRVGPAEHVLLVVLHHVAADGWSLVPFLRDLATAYRARRDGVAPAWAGAAVQYADVALAQQAALGSADDPDGPLAAQLGYWRDALAGLPEVLQLPVDHPRPAVASHRGARVPWSLPAPVRARLAALAAEHRTSLFMVLHAAVAALLTRLGAGTDVPVGTVVAGRADEDVADVVGFLTNTLVLRTDTSGDPAFTELLARVRERDLEAFDHQDLPFDTLVESLNPARSLSHHPLFAVLLVLQNTPDPDLALSGLTVAHEPVPVPIAKFDLWFDLREEIDADGAPALTGEIEFATDLFETRSVELLGERLRAVLEAVADDPRRRLGDLPVLVPGERERLLTDGNDTARRGAPGLPQDRLRARAAERPDAVALVHGATSSTYGELAARARRLGRRLRASGAGPERVVAVCPRAGADTAVALWGVWEAGAAYLPLGRDLPRDRIAFLLRDGAATCVLADEPSPALRDAAASAGIELLGVDGPDGPEPDVGTDADLAPVPGPDALAYVIHTSGSTGTPKGVAVSYAAVDDLLAWSEGYFAPGELSRVLFATALGFDVSVFELFAPLAAGGTVEVVEDLTVLGERGGWSGGLVSGVPSVLAHVLDGDVALHVSTVVTAGEAQPASLVERLRTVAPGSDVVNLYGPTEATVYCLGRRSGRSGTPAVVPAGRPLAGTRAYVLDDRLHPVPPGVAGELHIAGPCLARGYTGRPGLTADRFVADPFGPAGTRMYRTGDLVRRTPDGELVYLGRRDDQVKIRGVRIELGEVEAALAGLPGIAAAAAAVRPGTGGDPRLVGYVVPAGSAPDPTAVRAALGSSLPRFLVPDVVTVLEDLPRNANGKLDRTALPAPDTGPASGPGAPGRPAATAHEALVCRVVAELLGRDTVGADDDFFALGGHSLLATRLIARLRGVLGVELPLRSVFSTPTPAGIATALAGAGTGDAPVRPRHHEHPIPLSAGQARLWMLDRLGVPDGAYTVPIGVRLRGALDTAALAGAVGDVVARHEPLRTLYAAGHPRPHQRILPAGAAAERIAARVRPEPVGRAELADRLAGAAAVPFDLAADLPVVPRLFRLADDEHVLVLAVHHIAADGWSLAPLLRDLGAAYRARVEAPLDPRPAWPELPVRYVDYAAWQAETLGETSDPDSVAARELAHWRSQLAGLPDTVTLPAARPRPAVPGHGSDRVDWRIGPERHAALRALARRHGTTLFTVVSAALSGLLTRLGAGTDIAHGTVVAGRTDEALDDLVGFFVNTLVLRTDTAGDPTLAELLDRAHRVSLEALGHQALPFERLVDELAPARSMARHPLFQIMLVVQNVDEPDLDLPGVTASEVDLGVGAAKFDLNLDLREHHDADGVPSGVDGVVTLARDLFDAETVAETCARLDRLLDAMVTDGGLRLSEVDLLSASERRVALGAAPTAAVPGPGSSGTTLVDGFEATVRAYPDAVAVTDGPRTLTYRELDAYADELAATLVDGHGVAPDRRVALLLPRCADLVVGILGVLKAGGAYLPLDPDQPAGRIADLVADAAPDLVVTAPSVSGTQLPPGTAVITLDTAHRPVPAPVERRERVRPTGADAAYVIYTSGSTGRPKGVVVTHDCVVRLFTHTAAEFAVGPSDVWTLFHSYAFDFSVWEIWGPLLHGGRLVVVPYDTSRSPEAMLRLLVDERVTVLNQTPSAFDQLMAADAADPGLGDRLVLREIVFGGEALDPGRLATWFRRHADDAPRLTNMYGITETTVHVTRLPLTAADARPGTASVIGGPIADLRALVLDEHLAPLPPEVPGELYVSGGGVARGYLHRPGLTAGRFVADPFGSGTRMYRTGDVVRRRRDGGLEFVGRADHQVKVRGFRIEPGEVEAALTARPGVLASHVAARELPSGETALVAWAVAAPDGPPVDGPGLRAELTGVLPGHMVPAVIEVRGSFPLTPNGKLDRAALATPRVTAGTDGATAGSPRERLVAAAVAEILGLDAVGLDDGFFDLGGDSIGAIQLVARIRSDDLVLTPRDVFEHRTARALAAVAQEPDTQVRVADDAVGDVPATPMMRWLGTAPATDGFHQSRLVGLPPGIDPADLTAALQDVVDHHDALRLRRDPGTGVVSVGPVGSVRAADLLRRVDVAGEPGADRAGRERDEARAARSRLAPARGRVLEVVHLDAGPHEPGRLLLLAHHLVVDEVSWRILLPDLAAAWRGRAAGQDTTFTPPATSYRGWARSLADAAGDPYWQAQRGYWRQVLDAADGDPLDALVLDPARDTLATAETATATLAPGETELLLTTLPSAFRARVDEVLLTGLALAVRHRHGTDRPVRVEVESHGRDTAPSGADLSRTVGWFTTLYPVRLDPPAVDWPELLAGGAACGPALKDVKEGLRAVPDGGLGFGLLRWLDPDAGAELGSLPSPPIALNYLGRAGVADDGGAAWSPLPEPEVAVADAALPLAHVLEINAVTEVTEHGPRFRVHATYAPALLGRDDVESLLRDWLAALRGLTAHAAAGGAGGLTPSDLSLVSIDQATIDLIEDDDGGFEDGFDQTDETDDQIDDEFVGDRSGRGDPLRAAGRARTGTPAGRYGS